In Miscanthus floridulus cultivar M001 chromosome 5, ASM1932011v1, whole genome shotgun sequence, one genomic interval encodes:
- the LOC136452195 gene encoding glutaredoxin-C1-like — MDQVTRLASQRAVVIFSTSSCCMCHTVTQLFRELGVNTMVVELDKDPQGKEMEKGLARLLGRSAGVPAVFIGGRLVGSTDKVMSLHLSGNLVPLLRNAGALWV; from the coding sequence ATGGACCAGGTGACAAGGCTGGCATCGCAGCGTGCAGTGGTGATCTTCAGCACGAGCTCCTGCTGCATGTGTCACACTGTGACGCAGCTCTTCCGCGAGCTCGGGGTGAACACGATGGTGGTGGAGCTGGACAAGGACCCGCAGGGAAAGGAGATGGAGAAGGGACTGGCGAGGCTACTGGGCCGCAGTGCCGGTGTACCAGCAGTGTTCATCGGCGGCAGGCTCGTCGGCTCCACAGACAAGGTCATGTCGCTCCACCTCAGCGGCAACCTCGTCCCTCTGCTGCGCAATGCGGGGGCACTCTGGGTCTAG